AGCGGTACCGCAGGCTCCACGTCATCGTGGGTGACTCGAACATGTCCGAGACGACCATGCTCCTCAAGGTCGGCGCCACCGATCTGGTGCTGCGCATGATCGAGGCGGGCACCGTCATGCGGGACCTCACTCTGGAGAACCCGATCAGGGCCATCCGCGAGGTCTCCCACGACATCACGGGCCGCCGCAAGGTGCGCCTGGCCAGCGGCCGCGAGGCCTCGGCCCTCGAAGTGCAGCGCGAGTACTACGAGAAGGCGGTGGACTTCGTCGACCGCCGCGGCATCCGCACCGGGACGGTCGAGCAGGTCCTGGAGCTGTGGGGCCGCACGCTGGACGCGATCGAGTCGGAGGACCTCGACCGCATCGGCACCGAGATCGACTGGGTCATGAAGTACAAGCTCATCGAGCGGTACCGGGCGAAGAACAACATGACCATGTCGCATCCGCGGGTCGCGCAGATAGACCTCGCGTACCACGACATCCACCGTCGGCGGGGGCTGTACTACCTCCTGGAGAAGAAGGGGCAAGCCGCCCGGATCTGCAACGACTTGAAGATCTTCGAGGGCAAGTCGGTGCCGCCGCAGACGACCCGCGCGCGGCTGCGCGGCGACTTCATCCGGCGGGCGCAGGAGCAGCGCCGTGACTTCACGGTCGACTGGGTCCACCTCAAGCTCAACGACCAGGCACAGCGCACGGTGTTGTGCAAGGACCCCTTCCGGTCGGTGGACGACCGGGTGGAGAAGCTGATCGCCGGTATGTGACCCATGTGGCCCCAACGTCCCGTGTGGCGTTGTGGGAACGCAACACGGGCGCCGTACGTTCCTCGTACGGCGCCCTTCTCACGCCGTAGAGTTGCGCGCACGCCAACCCACAAGATCGACCGATACGAGGCCCCCACCGTGCGCCGACGCTCACTTCTCCTTGCCGTCCCGGCCGGCCTGCTCACGCTGGCAGGCTGTGGTGACGACAAGACCGACAAGGCCGACAAGACCAAGCCCAGTGACAGCCCGACCAACGACTCCTCGAAGCCGCCGACCGCGAAGATCGTGGACGGACCGCTGCCCGAGATCACGAAGGGCACGAAGTTCGGTCAGAAGCCGACCGTCGCCAAGGGCTCGGGCAAGCCGTCCTCCGACCTCGCCGTGAAGACCCTCATCGAGGGCAAGGGCAAGGAGGTCGTGAAGGGCGACTATCTGCAGGCCAACTACCTCGGCCAGATCTGGGCGACGGCCAAGGTCTTCGACAACTCGTACGACCGGGGCAACCCCACGGTCTTCCCGATCGGCACCGGCCAGGTCATCCCCGGCTGGGACCAGGCGCTGGTCGGCAAGAAGCTCGACAGCCGTGTGGAGCTCGCCATCCCGCCGAAGATGGGTTACGGCGAGGAGGGCAACAAGCAGGCGGGCATCAAGGGCACGGACACCCTCGTGTTCGTCGTCGACCTCGTGGGCACCTTCTCCGCCACCAGCTCCGCGAAGGGCAAGGAGGTGGCGCAGTCCAACAAGGACCTGCCCAAGGTCGGCACGAACACGGACGGCAAGGCCCCCTCCGTCGACGTCCCGAAGACCAAGCCGCCGAAGAAGCTCGTCGCTTCGTACGTGCTGGAGGGCGACGGTGACGAGGTCAAGGAGACCGACAGCCTCCTGTGCCAGTACAAGGGCGTGCTGTGGGCCGACGGCAAGGAGTTCGACTCCTCGTACAAGCGCAAGC
The window above is part of the Streptomyces venezuelae genome. Proteins encoded here:
- the pafA gene encoding Pup--protein ligase; this translates as MDRRIFGLENEYGVTCTFRGQRRLSPDEVARYLFRRVVSWGRSSNVFLRNGARLYLDVGSHPEYATPECDNVTELVTHDKAGERILEGLLVDAERRLHEEGIAGDVYLFKNNTDSAGNSYGCHENYLVARHGEFSRLADILIPFLVTRQLLCGAGKVLQTPRGAVYCVSQRAEHIWEGVSSATTRSRPIINTRDEPHADAERYRRLHVIVGDSNMSETTMLLKVGATDLVLRMIEAGTVMRDLTLENPIRAIREVSHDITGRRKVRLASGREASALEVQREYYEKAVDFVDRRGIRTGTVEQVLELWGRTLDAIESEDLDRIGTEIDWVMKYKLIERYRAKNNMTMSHPRVAQIDLAYHDIHRRRGLYYLLEKKGQAARICNDLKIFEGKSVPPQTTRARLRGDFIRRAQEQRRDFTVDWVHLKLNDQAQRTVLCKDPFRSVDDRVEKLIAGM
- a CDS encoding FKBP-type peptidyl-prolyl cis-trans isomerase, translated to MRRRSLLLAVPAGLLTLAGCGDDKTDKADKTKPSDSPTNDSSKPPTAKIVDGPLPEITKGTKFGQKPTVAKGSGKPSSDLAVKTLIEGKGKEVVKGDYLQANYLGQIWATAKVFDNSYDRGNPTVFPIGTGQVIPGWDQALVGKKLDSRVELAIPPKMGYGEEGNKQAGIKGTDTLVFVVDLVGTFSATSSAKGKEVAQSNKDLPKVGTNTDGKAPSVDVPKTKPPKKLVASYVLEGDGDEVKETDSLLCQYKGVLWADGKEFDSSYKRKQLASFQLAQVVKGWAQGLTGKKVGSRVLIVIPPELGYGDQPPQGSSIKKDSTLIFTVDILAKM